A DNA window from Halomicrobium mukohataei DSM 12286 contains the following coding sequences:
- a CDS encoding type IV secretory system conjugative DNA transfer family protein, whose protein sequence is MNLLLAAASGWGKSYVCQATTESNLGEYDGVVLLDYKDEYRGLVKAGKAKHWIAGPVEAEQWSTDHFRQLIEQNGNVVLARHSHLSPEQWRAVCAKAISAGRRSSLSVLWVIDEAHFVAQQQAKLLDPIKGLATTGRGEGQSSIWVTQRLSELAETIIAQCTARKLGGFESDRDLSKIGGVVDYPQDLHRSGGHRVPGLPDDLHADDGGPVSVRKWTDGDIVTGSEWIYSDDSGTVRRMNSANVDMDSEHVGAPGKSIKMPE, encoded by the coding sequence GTGAATCTGCTCCTCGCAGCGGCGAGCGGATGGGGGAAGTCCTACGTCTGTCAGGCGACCACGGAAAGCAACCTCGGGGAGTACGACGGCGTGGTGCTGCTGGACTACAAGGACGAGTACCGCGGTCTCGTCAAGGCCGGGAAGGCCAAGCACTGGATCGCCGGCCCCGTCGAAGCCGAGCAGTGGTCGACCGATCACTTCCGGCAGCTGATCGAGCAGAACGGCAACGTCGTGCTGGCCCGCCACTCGCACCTGTCGCCTGAACAGTGGCGAGCGGTCTGTGCGAAGGCGATCAGTGCCGGTCGGCGGTCGTCCCTATCGGTGCTGTGGGTCATCGACGAAGCCCACTTCGTTGCCCAGCAACAGGCGAAGCTCCTCGACCCCATCAAGGGGCTGGCGACGACCGGGCGCGGCGAGGGCCAGTCGAGTATCTGGGTAACTCAACGGCTCTCAGAGCTGGCAGAGACGATCATCGCCCAGTGTACCGCCCGGAAACTCGGGGGCTTCGAGAGCGACCGCGACCTCTCAAAGATCGGCGGTGTAGTGGACTACCCGCAGGACCTTCACCGGTCGGGCGGCCACCGCGTGCCGGGCCTTCCCGACGACCTCCACGCCGACGACGGAGGGCCGGTCTCGGTGCGGAAGTGGACGGACGGCGACATAGTCACCGGCTCGGAGTGGATCTATTCGGACGACAGCGGCACAGTGCGACGGATGAACTCGGCCAACGTCGACATGGACAGCGAGCACGTCGGCGCGCCGGGTAAGAGCATCAAGATGCCAGAATGA